GCGCAGCTTTTCATCTTTGGTCATCGAAGCGCCCGGGCTCTGTTCGCCGTCACGCAAGGTGGTATCAAAAATAATTAATTTTTCTTTGCTCATGAGACTCTTTCCATCAGACCGTTCGCAGAACGATCATAAAATATCAGGGGTAATGGGTAAGGTGACGTATTGACCCTCGTCAGGGTAACTTTAGACTGCCCAAGGCAGCAAAAAGCGTAGCTCAAGCAGAGCTGAAGGGAGAAGCTGAAAGGGGTGTTTCGTGCAGATGTTCATAGAAAAAAGACACTGTAAAAATCCGAATAAGTAAAGGCCACTATAGCCTTACCTTATTCGTTTTGCCAAGCCCTATTTGTCGCTTGATTCCGTGACGTCACGCCCGCGTTTTCGATACCAACGATAACCACTCCAAAGAGGGCCGGAAAGCGCGTAGGCCAGCATCACCAAAAAAATCACTTTGGGCGGATCAATGGAGGTCAAAACAAAGATCAAAACCACCGCCAACAAGGTCATAAACGGGATCTTCTGTTTGGCATTAAAATCTTTGAAACTGTAATAGGGAAAACGGCTCACCATTAACAGACCGCTAAACAGCGTCACCACCAGCGCCAAAGTTGACAACTCTTCGCCACTGTAACCCATGTCGTTTCCGACCCAAACCATACAGACCATAATCGCTGCCGCTGCTGGACTGGCCAAACCTTGGAAAAAGCGTTTGTCCGCCGTCCCCACCTGAGTATTAAAACGCGCCAAACGCAGCGCACCGCAGGCGGTGTAGAGAAAAGCCACCAACCAACCGATATTGGCCCAACTCCAACCTGGAATGTGTACCAAAGCCCACTCATAAACCACCAAAGCCGGAGCCAGACCAAAAGACACCATATCGGAGAGGCTGTCGTACTCCGCCCCAAAATCGCTCTGTGTATTGGTCATGCGTGCCACACGGCCATCCAGACCATCCAATATCATGGCAATTAAAATGGCCAGCGCAGCATTATTAAATTGGCCACTCATGGCGGCAATAATGGCGTAAAAACCGGCAAACAGAGCCGCAGTGGTAAAGAGATTGGGCAACAGATAGATGCCGCGATGGGGTTTTATTGGATCGCTCATGAGTTCAGCCTCTGTCAAAACAGCAGGTGGAGTCAACGGCAAATCAGCTTCACCACAGAAGGCAAAGCTGAATGTAGATCGGGACTAGTTTTTGCTTTTGTCCACAATCTGATTGGCCGTAATCCACGGCATCATGCTGCGCAGACGATCACCCACTTCTTCAATGGGATGATCACGACCGATGCGACGTTTCGCTTTCAGAGTCAACTGACCGGTTTGGTTCTCATTGATGAACTCACGGGCAAATTCGCCGTTTTGAATCTCGGTCAAGATTTTACGCATCTCGATTTTGGTTTGATCGGTGATGATGCGAGGGCCACGGGTCAAATCGCCGTACTCAGCGGTGTTAGAGATCGAGTAACGCATATTGGCAATACCGCCTTCAAACATCAGATCAACGATCAGTTTCAGCTCATGCAGACACTCAAAATAGGCCATCTCAGGCGCGTAACCCGCTTCGACTAAGGTCTCAAAACCCGCTTGCACCAGCGCCGTAGCACCGCCACACAACACCGCTTGCTCACCAAACAGATCGGTTTCGGTTTCGTCTTTAAAGGTGGTTTCAATCACACCGGTACGACCGCCACCAATGGCAGAAGCGTAAGAGAGGGAGATGGCTTTAGCGGTGCCAGAAGCGTCTTGCTCAATCGCGATCAGATCAGGAATACCACCGCCTTTAACAAATTCGCTGCGCACGGTGTGGCCAGGCGCTTTCGGTGCGATCATGATCACATCCAGATCAGCACGAGGTGTGATTGCACCGTAGTGAATGTTAAACCCGTGAGCAAAGGCCAGTGCAGCGCCCTGTTTCAGGTTCGGCTCCAATTGAGTTTCATACAACGCTTTTTGATGTTCATCAGGTGCCAACACCATCACCACAT
This region of Gammaproteobacteria bacterium genomic DNA includes:
- the pssA gene encoding CDP-diacylglycerol--serine O-phosphatidyltransferase, coding for MSDPIKPHRGIYLLPNLFTTAALFAGFYAIIAAMSGQFNNAALAILIAMILDGLDGRVARMTNTQSDFGAEYDSLSDMVSFGLAPALVVYEWALVHIPGWSWANIGWLVAFLYTACGALRLARFNTQVGTADKRFFQGLASPAAAAIMVCMVWVGNDMGYSGEELSTLALVVTLFSGLLMVSRFPYYSFKDFNAKQKIPFMTLLAVVLIFVLTSIDPPKVIFLVMLAYALSGPLWSGYRWYRKRGRDVTESSDK
- the ilvC gene encoding ketol-acid reductoisomerase, whose amino-acid sequence is MKVYYDKDADLSIIQGKTVAIIGYGSQGHAHANNLQDSGVKVLVGLRAGSASTAKAEKAGLTVKSIEEATAAADVVMVLAPDEHQKALYETQLEPNLKQGAALAFAHGFNIHYGAITPRADLDVIMIAPKAPGHTVRSEFVKGGGIPDLIAIEQDASGTAKAISLSYASAIGGGRTGVIETTFKDETETDLFGEQAVLCGGATALVQAGFETLVEAGYAPEMAYFECLHELKLIVDLMFEGGIANMRYSISNTAEYGDLTRGPRIITDQTKIEMRKILTEIQNGEFAREFINENQTGQLTLKAKRRIGRDHPIEEVGDRLRSMMPWITANQIVDKSKN